Proteins from one Ipomoea triloba cultivar NCNSP0323 chromosome 1, ASM357664v1 genomic window:
- the LOC116012321 gene encoding non-specific lipid-transfer protein 1-like yields MDLSRNLNLTILVLLAAALALAPHGGEAAVTCDTVYSDLNACLNYVMFGGNVPAGCCSGMKTLVSAAATTADRQTACSCLKSIVSKANASEVSRAAGLPAQCGVNIPFKIGPNIDCSKVKFGF; encoded by the coding sequence ATGGATCTCTCAAGAAACCTAAACCtcacaattttggtccttctcgCAGCGGCGCTGGCCCTTGCACCGCACGGCGGCGAAGCGGCGGTCACCTGCGACACGGTGTACAGCGACCTGAACGCGTGCCTCAACTACGTTATGTTCGGCGGAAATGTGCCGGCGGGATGTTGCAGTGGGATGAAGACGCTGGTGAGCGCGGCGGCGACGACGGCGGACCGGCAAACCGCGTGCTCGTGCTTGAAGTCCATTGTTTCCAAAGCGAATGCGTCGGAGGTTAGCAGGGCAGCTGGACTTCCTGCCCAATGTGGTGTCAACATTCCTTTCAAGATTGGCCCCAACATTGACTGCTCTAAGGTCAAGTTTGGGTTTTAA